GAACGTCAAAGATTTGGAGGCAATGGTCAACTATGTTAAAGAGAATCCTGACGTGGCGGCAACGTTGAAATCCATAGACCTAGAAAATCAAACCATCAACTACGGTCAAGACTGTCAGGTAACGTTTGAGCGAAAACCTTCCCCCAAGCCCCTTGGCTGGGCTGGCCCCGCCGAACTGCTTCAATTCAAAGCCATTAATTGTCCAAGGGAATAATTCATTGCCAAACGGCGATCGCCCGTAAAATTTGGATATATTTTACCTAAGCACTCCACAAGTATTTATGCACCAAATATCAATGAAGCAAACTCGTTTTGTCCAAGTTCTCATAGTGTCAATATTCCTAGTTTTCGGAATGGCGATCGGACTGCAGCAGTTATCTGCACAGCCAAAGATGACGCTTTCAAGAATCCCTCTAGAAGACAAGTTGTATGAGCCTGCAGGAATGGCATTTAGACCTAATCAATCCAATCAACTGTGGGTAGTCAATCATGGCAATGACTCAATCGCAACTTTAACAAATCTTGGAGAGTCTAACCTAGAAGTATCAGTTAAAAGTGATGCCTACGCTGAGCATTTTCTAGCCAAACCAACCGGCATTGCATTTGGTTATGATGACACGTTCGCAGTCTCAAATGACTCGATCAACGAGTTACGGGGAATGAATTTCATCAAAAATCCTGAGCGAAATAAAAATTTTGTTAATAACCATTTCATGGGTCCTACTTTGTTCTCGGCAAGCACCTATGCTTTGGCTGGACAAACTAAGAAATATCTAGAAGATTGGCCGCAACCTGGGAACGGACATGATCCAGACCGTGATTTGACTCTTTCACAAGGATGTCCTTTAACTTATTGGAATTCTAGCGTTCAGCAATGTTACTGGCCGCGTGAAGGGAGCCACTTGGATATGTTGCATGAAAGTCCGTTAGCCATGGGAATTGCCCATGACAAGGGTAATGCCTATTTCTTGCTAGATGGCTGTGGTAGTCGAGACAGCAATAAGCAGTGCTTGGGTAATGGGCATTTAATGCGCTATGACTTTAACCGAGATCACCAGGAAGGTAATGGTTTTCATGGCGATGGCATTGTTTGGCGTTACCCAGAAATTGATTTCAAACGTGACAAAGATATACCTAGCGGAATGTTGGTGCTAGATGATTGGCTCTACTTTTCCAATACTGGTATGGGCAAAGTTGAGAGAATAGCTACTACGGAGGGAAATGTACAAACCATTGTCAAAAGTTGGTCAGATCAATACGATAAAGAACAAGTTGGCACTGGAATAATTAGCTGGGAAGATGTTAAAAGTGTCTCAATGGATGGAGATGAACCAGAGGCTATTAGTAACTGGGTAAGAACTCATGGAGATCTTGCTAAGATAGCGGAACTTGGCCAAGCTTGGATTCCTCCTATGGAAGTTCTTGCAGAATATTCTTATGTTTACAATGTGCCTCAGGAAACTTTTATTTCAGAAAATTGGCTAGACAAACCTTCGGGACTTGCTAGCGATGGAAAATCTCTTTTCGTTGCCGACTACAGCTCTGGGTGGATTGCCGCTTTCGATTTGAAAACTGCAAAATTGGAATGGAGATATCAGTCAAAGCTTAATAGTATTTCAGGGCTGGCATTTAATCCTAATAAATCTCATGAACTGTATATTTCGGATCGTGATACTAATTCTCTTTACCAGTTGAAGTGGAACTAAAATCACAAGAGATAGAAAGCTCTTGGCGATACGGATGCCTGATCGTAAGCACTCCAAACTCAAACAGTTTGCGAAGTCTAGGGGAATCAGTGTGAATAAGTTGGTTGAGGAGCTTTCAACCATTACTTTGACTGAATTTGATGCTTATAATCATTTTCGGTTAATGGCAGCCTGGGGTAACATCACAGAAGGTTTAAGGCTTTTGGGTAATTTTAGATGGATTCGATTAGACCCTTAGAATTTGGGTATGTTTGACAATCTGTGCAAATTTCTGGCCGAATCATTTTCCGAAGACTATGCTGCCTGGTTGCTGGGACGACCAATCAAATTGACCAAGCTCAGTCCAACGGAATTATCCCTGGAGCCAATTCGGGCTGACTCCCTAATTTTGGAGCAATCGGAAGACTTGGTTTTACATTTGGAATTCCAAACGGAACCTGACCCCACCATGGGTTTTCGGATGTTGGACTATCGGGTAAGGGTTTATCGCCGTTTCCCCCAGAAAACGATGCACCAATTCGTTATCTACCTGAAACGTAGTAACAATGATTTAGTTTATCAGGATAGTTTTCAGGTGGGGGAGACTTTGCACCGTTACCAAGCGATTCGGCTTTGGGAGCAACCATCGGAAGCATTTCTCCAAAGTCCAGGGTTGTTGCCCCTAGCGGTATTGACGCAGACCTCTGACCCTACATTAAAATTGAGGGAAGTGGCGACTGTATTGGAACAGATTGAGGATAATCGAGTTAAAGCAAATCTCATGGCAGCAACTTCTGTTTTTGGAGGAATCCTGCTGGCCCCTGAGCTGATCAAAACGATTTTAAGGAGTGAAATTATGAAGGAATCCGCTGTCTATCAAGAAATTTTACGGGAAGGGGAACAACGAGGTTTACTTAAGGGCAAACTGGAAGGGAAACTAGAGGGTCGGCTCGAGG
The genomic region above belongs to Synechocystis sp. PCC 6803 substr. PCC-P and contains:
- a CDS encoding YncE family protein, producing MAIGLQQLSAQPKMTLSRIPLEDKLYEPAGMAFRPNQSNQLWVVNHGNDSIATLTNLGESNLEVSVKSDAYAEHFLAKPTGIAFGYDDTFAVSNDSINELRGMNFIKNPERNKNFVNNHFMGPTLFSASTYALAGQTKKYLEDWPQPGNGHDPDRDLTLSQGCPLTYWNSSVQQCYWPREGSHLDMLHESPLAMGIAHDKGNAYFLLDGCGSRDSNKQCLGNGHLMRYDFNRDHQEGNGFHGDGIVWRYPEIDFKRDKDIPSGMLVLDDWLYFSNTGMGKVERIATTEGNVQTIVKSWSDQYDKEQVGTGIISWEDVKSVSMDGDEPEAISNWVRTHGDLAKIAELGQAWIPPMEVLAEYSYVYNVPQETFISENWLDKPSGLASDGKSLFVADYSSGWIAAFDLKTAKLEWRYQSKLNSISGLAFNPNKSHELYISDRDTNSLYQLKWN
- a CDS encoding Rpn family recombination-promoting nuclease/putative transposase, whose protein sequence is MFDNLCKFLAESFSEDYAAWLLGRPIKLTKLSPTELSLEPIRADSLILEQSEDLVLHLEFQTEPDPTMGFRMLDYRVRVYRRFPQKTMHQFVIYLKRSNNDLVYQDSFQVGETLHRYQAIRLWEQPSEAFLQSPGLLPLAVLTQTSDPTLKLREVATVLEQIEDNRVKANLMAATSVFGGILLAPELIKTILRSEIMKESAVYQEILREGEQRGLLKGKLEGKLEGRLEGKLETIPLLKKLGLTIAEIAKELDIDVELVNQFVANQNN